DNA from Pelagibacterium nitratireducens:
CGGCGGGGTATGCCGGCTGCAAGGACAACCCTATTGTCGTCTCATGACGCTGATATGACGGCGGTGCATGGGATGCCGGTTCATCTGATGTTCAGTTGAACCACGCCAAAAAGATCCGACATTGACATATCTCAATCCTGGTGGAGTTTAGCCTCAATGGCGCGTTGTTTTCGCACCCTTCTCAAGCTGGTTCCCTTTGCTCTGGCGATCATGGCGACCGCGCCTTCAATGGCGCAGGACCAATTCAATCCCATCGGCCTGTGGGAGCCCGACAACAGGGAATCGCGCTACGAGTTCACCTATTGCGGCGAAAATGGCGACCGGCTGTGCGCGGAACTGGTGTGGATCCAGCAAGACAAGCAGGACGCGCGCAACACCAAATATCTCAACACCTACATGTTCAAGAACGCGCGGCATGTCCGGCCCAACCGGTGGCAGGGGACCGTAACGCTTGAAGGCTTCAATATCGGGGGCACGGTGACCCAGACCGACAACAATACCATGCAGCTCGAAGCTTGCGCGCTGTTCGTGATCTGCGAAAACATCCGGCTCAGGCGGATCGAGTAGCTCTCGATCGCCCGTTCCAGGCCGCTTGCGGCCGGTGCGGCACCCCTTGTCCGGGTCAGCTCGATATGTATTCGCGCAGCGCTCCGGCTTCCTGCTCGGCCTCTTCGATCTTGCGCTTGACCACATCGCCAATCGAGATGATGCCGATCAGTTCGCCGTTTTCGACGACCGGCAGGTGGCGGAACCGGCCCTGGGACATGATGTTCATTGCCTGATCGACGGTGTCGGATCTTGAGCAGGTCTTGGGCGCACGGGTCATGAGCGTGGAGACGGGCTTGGCCCGGAAGCCCTCGGCGCTGCCGGCAAGATGGCGGACGACGTCGCGCTCGGAAATGATGCCTTCGACCTTGCCATTGTCGACCACGACAACGGCGCCGATGTTGTGCCGGGCAAGCGTGGCGACCAGATCACCAATGGTGGAGTCCGACGGGACCGTCACGACGTCGCTGCCCTTGATGGTCAGGATCGATTCAACAAACATGGCCTCTACCTCCTCATCGCGAACGTTCAGCTTGCCTTGTGCCGGACAAACGCGCAAGGGCCCGGAAAGGTCGACGAATTGGCGATTGACACTGCCGGTGGCATGGCGAGGTTCGCAATCACGGGCTATAGAATGGCACCGTTGGCCATTTAGATAATAGAGAAATGTCATGGGACTTATTTCTGACGCCCTCTCGCGCGTGCAGCCGTCTGCGACCGTGGGGATCAGCCAGCTTGCGCGCCAGATGGCGCAGGCCGGAAAGGACATCATCGCGCTAT
Protein-coding regions in this window:
- a CDS encoding CBS domain-containing protein, with product MFVESILTIKGSDVVTVPSDSTIGDLVATLARHNIGAVVVVDNGKVEGIISERDVVRHLAGSAEGFRAKPVSTLMTRAPKTCSRSDTVDQAMNIMSQGRFRHLPVVENGELIGIISIGDVVKRKIEEAEQEAGALREYISS